One Nicotiana sylvestris chromosome 12, ASM39365v2, whole genome shotgun sequence genomic window carries:
- the LOC104239749 gene encoding UDP-glycosyltransferase 76E1-like encodes MEIQERKMKVQKRQSVVLVPYPFQGHLTPMLQLGSILHSQGFSVVVAHTEFNAPDYSNHPEFVFHSMNDGLQGRDMSMPSIENMHDLNENCKAPLKNYLVRMMEDDGDELACIVYDNGMFFVDDVVTQLRIPSIVLRAFSATYLHSMLTILQKPDKYLPFEDSQLLDPLPELHPLRFKDIPFPVIDNTVPEPILEFCRAMSDIGSSVATIWNTMEDLENSLLLRVQEHYKVPFFPIGPLHKMAPSTSSTSLLEEDDSCIEWLDRQAPNSVLYVSLGSLVKIDDKELIETAWGLANSEQPFLWVVRPGSVSGFQWTEALPEVFEEMIGERGRIVKWAPQKQVLSHPAVGGFFTHCGWNSTLESICEEVPMICRPILGDQPVNARYLSQIYKVGLELEATERSVIEKTVRKLMLSEEGKDLKKRVVDMKQKIVAGMQIDGSSHKNLNDLVHFISSLHSRAPLMPAVGGILTSNYIPSKTIIES; translated from the exons atggaaattcaagaaagaaagatgaaagtacaaaaAAGACAGAGTGTTGTATTAGTGCCATATCCATTCCAGGGGCATTTAACACCAATGCTGCAACTTGGTAGTATTCTTCATTCTCAAGGCTTTTCTGTTGTAGTCGCGCATACTGAATTCAATGCTCCTGATTATTCCAACCACCCTGAATTCGTCTTCCATTCTATGAACGACGGATTACAGGGACGTGACATGTCAATGCCGAGTATAGAAAATATGCATGATCTGAACGAGAACTGTAAGGCGCCCCTTAAAAATTACCTCGTTAGGATGATGGAAGACGATGGTGATGAACTTGCTTGTATTGTTTATGATAACGGTATGTTCtttgttgatgatgtggttacTCAACTAAGGATTCCGAGTATTGTCCTGCGCGCTTTCAGCGCTACATATTTGCACTCTATGCTCACCATTCTTCAGAAACCAGACAAATATCTTCCTTTTGAAG ATTCTCAGCTGCTGGATCCATTGCCGGAGCTTCATCCCCTGAGGTTTAAGGATATACCATTTCCTGTCATCGATAATACAGTTCCAGAACCGATACTAGAATTCTGTCGAGCAATGAGTGATATAGGATCTTCTGTCGCGACTATTTGGAACACGATGGAAGACCTGGAGAATTCATTGTTGTTACGCGTTCAGGAACATTACAAGGTGCCATTTTTCCCCATAGGTCCTCTTCACAAAATGGCACCTTCAACCTCATCGACTAGCTTACTAGAAGAAGACGATAGCTGCATTGAGTGGCTCGACAGACAGGCTCCTAATTCAGTACTCTATGTCAGCTTGGGAAGCCTGGTAAAGATCGATGACAAGGAGCTAATTGAGACTGCTTGGGGATTAGCTAACAGTGAGCAGCCGTTTTTATGGGTTGTTCGACCTGGCTCCGTCTCTGGTTTTCAATGGACTGAGGCCTTGCCCGAAGTTTTTGAGGAAATGATAGGAGAAAGAGGTCGGATAGTGAAATGGGCACCACAAAAACAGGTGCTTTCACATCCCGCAGTAGGAGGCTTTTTCACACATTGTGGTTGGAATTCTACACTTGAAAGTATTTGTGAAGAAGTTCCTATGATATGCAGGCCAATTTTAGGAGACCAACCAGTGAACGCGCGGTATCTAAGCCAAATATACAAGGTTGGCCTGGAATTGGAGGCGACAGAGAGATCGGTTATAGAGAAAACAGTAAGAAAACTCATGTTAAGTGAAGAAGGTAAAGATCTGAAGAAAAGGGTAGTAGACATGAAACAAAAGATAGTTGCTGGTATGCAGATAGATGGTTCTTCACATAAGAACTTGAATGATTTAGTACACTTCATTTCTTCCTTGCATTCGCGCGCTCCGCTAATGCCTGCTGTCGGGGGAATCCTCACCTCAAACTATATACCAAGCAAGACTATCATAGAGTCATGA
- the LOC138884204 gene encoding ferredoxin--nitrite reductase, chloroplastic-like, which produces MPQQQLERASPEDLVQKQWERRDYFGVHPQKQEGYSFIGLHLLVGRVQAGDMDELARLADEYGSGEIRLTVEQNIIIPNIENSKIEALLKKPVLSTFSPDPPFLMKGLVAYTGNQFCGQTIIETKARSLKITEEVQQQVSLTKPVRMRWTGCPNTCAQVQVADIGFM; this is translated from the coding sequence ATGCCACAGCAACAACTTGAGAGAGCATCTCCAGAAGACTTGGTTCAGAAACAATGGGAAAGAAGAGATTATTTTGGTGTACATCCACAAAAACAAGAAGGCTACAGCTTTATTGGTCTTCACCTTCTAGTGGGTCGTGTTCAAGCAGGCGATATGGATGAGCTAGCTCGTTTAGCTGATGAATATGGTTCAGGAGAGATCCGGCTTACTGTGGAACAAAACATTATTATTCCCAACATTGAGAactcaaaaattgaggcattgCTCAAAAAGCCTGTTCTTAGCACATTTTCACCTGATCCACCTTTTCTCATGAAAGGTTTAGTGGCTTATACTGGTAACCAGTTTTGTGGACAAACGATAATCGAGACTAAAGCTCGTTCCCTGAAAATAACTGAAGAGGTTCAACAGCAAGTTTCTTTGACAAAACCAGTTAGGATGCGCTGGACAGGTTGCCCGAATACGTGTGCACAAGTTCAAGTTGCGGACATTGGATTCATGTGA
- the LOC104239748 gene encoding heparanase-like protein 3 isoform X1: MASLFSCFLELYFLLLLLYNSQCSRAEESSSKSSASFEKGSIYIDGSAAIAKIDEDFICATLDWWPSNKCDYGTCSWGNSSLLNLSLLQDLSNKVLLNAIRAFSPLKIRLGGTLQDKIVYQTAHYEQPCSPFLLNNKELFGFTQGCLPLSRWDELNQFFKKTGAKVTFGLNALNGKTIAPNGSALGDWDSSNAESFIRYTVSRGYTILGWELGNELNGNGIGANITANQYSRDVIALHKLLQEIYKGKDVMPLVLAPGGIFDVVWFSKLIDKASNYLQVVTHHIYNVGGGNDSDLVQKILDPSHLDEDSEIFRHVQGVLQKFGTSSVAWVGESGGVYNSGRDLVSNSFVSSFWYLDQLGMSATFDTKTYCRQTLVGGNYGLLNTITFHPNPDYYGALLWHRLMGRSVLSTQFKGTKKLRAYTHCSKSSDGITLLLINMDGGATVNVSVSVTLANANKVSLLLRDINDQNPRHEIWREEYHLTAKDGELHSQTVLLNEKELSVDHFGRIPHLEPLRVKSSEPLAIAPFSIVFVDIPIVQVPACSMFTREYM, translated from the exons ATGGCTTCTTTGTTCAGCTGCTTCTTGGAGTTGTATTTCTTGCTATTGTTGTTGTACAATAGCCAATGTTCAAGAGCAGAAGAGTCTTCGTCAAAAAGTAGTGCTAGTTTTGAAAAGGGGAGTATTTACATTGATGGGTCAGCAGCCATTGCAAAGATAGATGAGGATTTCATTTGTGCAACCTTAGATTGGTGGCCTTCTAATAAATGTGATTATGGAACTTGTAGCTGGGGAAATTCTTCTCTCCTTAATCTT TCGTTATTGCAGGATCTAAGCAACAAGGTTTTGTTGAATGCAATTAGAG CGTTTTCGCCGTTAAAAATTAGACTCGGAGGCACATTGCAAGACAAAATAGTATACCAAACGGCGCATTATGAGCAACCATGTTCTCCTTTTCTCCTTAATAATAAAGAGTTGTTTGGCTTCACCCAAGGTTGCTTACCTTTGTCTCGTTGGGATGAACTCAACCAATTCTTCAAGAAAACGGG GGCAAAAGTAACTTTTGGGTTGAATGCTTTAAATGGAAAGACGATAGCTCCTAATGGCTCTGCTTTGGGAGATTGGGATTCCAGCAATGCAGAGTCTTTCATCAGATATACGGTTAGCAGAGGTTATACTATCCTCGGCTGGGAACTTG GAAATGAATTGAATGGAAATGGAATTGGTGCAAATATCACAGCCAATCAGTACAGCCGTGATGTCATCGCACTTCACAAATTACTGCAAGAAATATACAAAGGGAAGGACGTTATGCCATTAGTCCTTGCACCAGGAGGAATATTTGACGTTGTTTGGTTCTCAAAGCTTATAGATAAAGCATCCAATTATCTTCAAGTGGTTACACATCACATTTACAATGTTGGCGGAG GCAATGACAGCGACCTAGTTCAGAAAATACTTGATCCTTCTCATCTGGATGAAGACTCCGAAATATTCAGACATGTTCAAGGTGTTCTCCAAAAGTTTGGAACTTCATCAGTAGCATGGGTTGGTGAAAGTGGAGGGGTTTATAACAGTGGTCGCGATCTTGTTTCCAATAGCTTTGTgtccagcttttg GTATTTGGATCAGCTTGGGATGTCAGCCACGTTCGACACTAAGACATATTGTCGACAAACATTGGTTGGTGGAAACTATGGTCTCCTCAATACCATAACTTTTCATCCAAATCCTGATTATTATGG CGCTCTTCTTTGGCACCGTTTGATGGGAAGGTCTGTTCTGTCAACACAATTCAAAGGAACGAAAAAGCTACGAGCTTATACCCACTGTTCAAAATCTTCT GACGGAATCACACTGTTGTTGATCAACATGGATGGTGGTGCAACGGTTAATGTAAGTGTTTCGGTCACACTTGCTAACGCAAACAAGGTGTCACTGCTGCTGCGAGACATAAATGATCAGAATCCGAGACACGAAATCTGGAGGGAAGAATATCACCTTACAGCCAAAGATGGTGAATTACATAGCCAAACAGTGCTTTTGAATGAAAAGGAACTTAGTGTAGATCATTTTGGAAGAATCCCTCACTTGGAACCTCTACGAGTGAAATCGTCCGAACCATTAGCTATTGCTCCTTTCTCAATTGTATTTGTTGACATCCCCATTGTTCAAGTTCCTGCTTGCAGTATGTTTACCAGAGAGTACATGTAA
- the LOC104239748 gene encoding heparanase-like protein 3 isoform X2 — MASLFSCFLELYFLLLLLYNSQCSRAEESSSKSSASFEKGSIYIDGSAAIAKIDEDFICATLDWWPSNKCDYGTCSWGNSSLLNLDLSNKVLLNAIRAFSPLKIRLGGTLQDKIVYQTAHYEQPCSPFLLNNKELFGFTQGCLPLSRWDELNQFFKKTGAKVTFGLNALNGKTIAPNGSALGDWDSSNAESFIRYTVSRGYTILGWELGNELNGNGIGANITANQYSRDVIALHKLLQEIYKGKDVMPLVLAPGGIFDVVWFSKLIDKASNYLQVVTHHIYNVGGGNDSDLVQKILDPSHLDEDSEIFRHVQGVLQKFGTSSVAWVGESGGVYNSGRDLVSNSFVSSFWYLDQLGMSATFDTKTYCRQTLVGGNYGLLNTITFHPNPDYYGALLWHRLMGRSVLSTQFKGTKKLRAYTHCSKSSDGITLLLINMDGGATVNVSVSVTLANANKVSLLLRDINDQNPRHEIWREEYHLTAKDGELHSQTVLLNEKELSVDHFGRIPHLEPLRVKSSEPLAIAPFSIVFVDIPIVQVPACSMFTREYM, encoded by the exons ATGGCTTCTTTGTTCAGCTGCTTCTTGGAGTTGTATTTCTTGCTATTGTTGTTGTACAATAGCCAATGTTCAAGAGCAGAAGAGTCTTCGTCAAAAAGTAGTGCTAGTTTTGAAAAGGGGAGTATTTACATTGATGGGTCAGCAGCCATTGCAAAGATAGATGAGGATTTCATTTGTGCAACCTTAGATTGGTGGCCTTCTAATAAATGTGATTATGGAACTTGTAGCTGGGGAAATTCTTCTCTCCTTAATCTT GATCTAAGCAACAAGGTTTTGTTGAATGCAATTAGAG CGTTTTCGCCGTTAAAAATTAGACTCGGAGGCACATTGCAAGACAAAATAGTATACCAAACGGCGCATTATGAGCAACCATGTTCTCCTTTTCTCCTTAATAATAAAGAGTTGTTTGGCTTCACCCAAGGTTGCTTACCTTTGTCTCGTTGGGATGAACTCAACCAATTCTTCAAGAAAACGGG GGCAAAAGTAACTTTTGGGTTGAATGCTTTAAATGGAAAGACGATAGCTCCTAATGGCTCTGCTTTGGGAGATTGGGATTCCAGCAATGCAGAGTCTTTCATCAGATATACGGTTAGCAGAGGTTATACTATCCTCGGCTGGGAACTTG GAAATGAATTGAATGGAAATGGAATTGGTGCAAATATCACAGCCAATCAGTACAGCCGTGATGTCATCGCACTTCACAAATTACTGCAAGAAATATACAAAGGGAAGGACGTTATGCCATTAGTCCTTGCACCAGGAGGAATATTTGACGTTGTTTGGTTCTCAAAGCTTATAGATAAAGCATCCAATTATCTTCAAGTGGTTACACATCACATTTACAATGTTGGCGGAG GCAATGACAGCGACCTAGTTCAGAAAATACTTGATCCTTCTCATCTGGATGAAGACTCCGAAATATTCAGACATGTTCAAGGTGTTCTCCAAAAGTTTGGAACTTCATCAGTAGCATGGGTTGGTGAAAGTGGAGGGGTTTATAACAGTGGTCGCGATCTTGTTTCCAATAGCTTTGTgtccagcttttg GTATTTGGATCAGCTTGGGATGTCAGCCACGTTCGACACTAAGACATATTGTCGACAAACATTGGTTGGTGGAAACTATGGTCTCCTCAATACCATAACTTTTCATCCAAATCCTGATTATTATGG CGCTCTTCTTTGGCACCGTTTGATGGGAAGGTCTGTTCTGTCAACACAATTCAAAGGAACGAAAAAGCTACGAGCTTATACCCACTGTTCAAAATCTTCT GACGGAATCACACTGTTGTTGATCAACATGGATGGTGGTGCAACGGTTAATGTAAGTGTTTCGGTCACACTTGCTAACGCAAACAAGGTGTCACTGCTGCTGCGAGACATAAATGATCAGAATCCGAGACACGAAATCTGGAGGGAAGAATATCACCTTACAGCCAAAGATGGTGAATTACATAGCCAAACAGTGCTTTTGAATGAAAAGGAACTTAGTGTAGATCATTTTGGAAGAATCCCTCACTTGGAACCTCTACGAGTGAAATCGTCCGAACCATTAGCTATTGCTCCTTTCTCAATTGTATTTGTTGACATCCCCATTGTTCAAGTTCCTGCTTGCAGTATGTTTACCAGAGAGTACATGTAA